Proteins found in one Triticum aestivum cultivar Chinese Spring chromosome 4D, IWGSC CS RefSeq v2.1, whole genome shotgun sequence genomic segment:
- the LOC123096416 gene encoding uncharacterized protein isoform X2: protein MVSFYIPNSQDEGPATSSVMLKFELLFIPTLGNRIETEDSNDQYLIPVHEFRIPHRALLGLHTYCPVHFDTFHPVLVDLTIHIVYLKAGVTKSSLKAFKQGSVSKLYDILKALLSSRELLLEEVKRISNGIGTALQDLDGADLTLGKYESVHPTKSSFPNYTNGLPVTPKCIGQQFGILQDLLERSDDAVQSTNDAMLYTLSKEELLELFEIVSDQLSLVWSGFLKFHRTNKLKILDYLHDIWDVDRKSEWSIWIVHSKIEIPHRYMHGMGDSSSPRHSLRRVSSSKKLHHDPVQNASSRAELHRKSIAQMKINARSVQDMHIYANPSRVPVVLIEQHVMVVPQHGCNKDLLANAPDLYNTSVPPNLQGDSFAGNPSGGKNTGHVLRAVIFVHGFQGHHLDLCLIRNQWLLRDPGAECLLSETNEDRTYGDFKEMGRRLANEVVSFLKNKLDKYSRHGGCRELRLSFVGHSIGNVIIRSALSEPKLQPFLKNLHTYMSISGPHLGYWYSSNSLFNSGLWLMKRLKGLQCMHQLTFTDEQDPQNTFFYKLCKLKTLENFKNIILVSSPQDGYVPYHSARIDLCPASSSDSSKKGQVFTEMLNNCLDQIRAPTSETRVFMRCDVNFDQSTQRRDLNSFVGRAAHVEFLENDMYARFIMWSFPELFL, encoded by the exons ATGGTGTCTTTCTACATACCCAACAGTCAAGATGAG GGTCCAGCAACTTCTTCAGTTATGTTGAAGTTTGAGCTCCTATTTATTCCAACATTGGGGAATAG GATTGAAACTGAAGATTCAAATGACCAGTATTTGATCCCTGTTCATGAATTTAGGATCCCACATAGGGCACTCCTGGGTTTACACACATATTGTCCTGTCCATTTTGACACTTTCCACCCTGTGCTTGTTGATCTGACCATACATATAGTGTACCTGAAAGCTGGCGTGACTAAATCGTCACTGAAG GCATTCAAGCAAGGTTCAGTCTCAAAGTTATATGATATTCTGAAGGCATTATTATCTTCTAGAGAACTGTTGCTTGAGGAAGTAAAGAGGATCAGTAATGGTATTGGTACGGCTCTTCAAGATTTGGATGGCGCTGATTTAACACTTGGTAAATACGAGTCAGTTCACCCAACAAAGTCAAGTTTTCCTAATTATACTAATGGGCTCCCTGTAACCCCAAAGTGCATTGGCCAGCAGTTTGGCATTTTACAAGATCTTCTAGAG AGATCTGATGATGCGGTTCAAAGCACTAATGATGCTATGCTGTACACTCTTTCCAAGGAAGAATTGTTAGAATTATTTGAAATAGTGAGCGACCAACTTTCACTTGTATGGAGTGGATTCCTGAAGTTTCATAG GACAAATAAATTAAAGATATTGGATTACTTGCATGATATTTGGGATGTTGATCGGAAATCAGAATGGTCAATATGGATTGTTCATTCAAAAATTGAGATTCCACATCGTTACATGCACGGTATGGGTGACAGTTCGTCTCCTCGCCATTCACTCCGGAGGGTTTCCAGCTCAAAGAAGTTGCATCATGAT CCTGTACAGAATGCTTCTTCACGAGCTGAACTCCACAGAAAAAGTATTGCGCAAATGAAG ATTAACGCACGGTCTGTTCAAGATATGCATATCTATGCTAATCCTTCACGTGTTCCTGTTGTTCTTATAGAACAACATGTCATGGTCGTTCCACAACATGGTTGTAACAAGGATTTGTTGGCAAATGCTCCAGATCTGTATAATACTTCTGTACCACCTAACCTACAAGGAGATTCTTTTGCGGGGAATCCTAGCGGTGGTAAAAACACTGGACATGTCTTACGAGCTGTCATTTTTGTGCATGGATTTCAG GGGCATCATCTGGATCTTTGTCTCATTAGAAACCAATGGCTTTTGCGTGATCCTGGAGCTGAGTGTCTATTGTCCGAGACAAACGAAGATAGAACATATGGAGATTTTAAAGAAATGGGTAGAAGGCTTGCTAATGAAGTAGTCTCATTCCTAAAGAACAAATTGGATAAGTATTCAAGACATGGAGGCTGCAGAGAATTGAGGCTTAGTTTTGTCGGTCACTCCATTGGGAACGTCATCATCAGAAGTGCACTATCAG AACCCAAGTTGCAGCCGTTTTTGAAAAACCTCCACACATACATGTCGATATCAGGGCCTCATTTAGGTTACTGGTACAGCTCAAATTCGTTGTTCAACTCTGGCCTCTGGCTTATGAAGAGACTCAAGGGACTGCAATGCATGCATCAGCTCACTTTCACTGATGAGCAAGACCCCCAGAATACATTTTTTTACAAGCTCTGCAAG CTCAAGACACTGGAGAACTTCAAAAACATCATTTTGGTGTCTTCACCGCAG GATGGTTACGTCCCATACCATTCAGCGAGAATCGACCTCTGCCCGGCCTCGTCGTCAGATAGCTCGAAGAAGGGGCAGGTGTTCACGGAGATGCTCAACAATTGCCTGGACCAGATCCGTGCACCCACCTCCGAGACGCGGGTGTTCATGCGCTGCGACGTGAACTTCGACCAGTCCACACAGCGACGGGACCTCAACTCCTTCGTCGGTAGGGCTGCACACGTCGAGTTCCTGGAGAATGACATGTATGCCAGGTTCATCATGTGGTCCTTCCCGGAATTGTTCCTGTGA
- the LOC123096416 gene encoding uncharacterized protein isoform X1 encodes METAHEVAIYIDRFHNLDLYHQGWYRMKISAAWEQDDGRAPVSPARVAQYEATDIGAKRACGFWKIDDVDNSFYTQPFRIKYARQDIYLSLMVSFYIPNSQDEGPATSSVMLKFELLFIPTLGNRIETEDSNDQYLIPVHEFRIPHRALLGLHTYCPVHFDTFHPVLVDLTIHIVYLKAGVTKSSLKAFKQGSVSKLYDILKALLSSRELLLEEVKRISNGIGTALQDLDGADLTLGKYESVHPTKSSFPNYTNGLPVTPKCIGQQFGILQDLLERSDDAVQSTNDAMLYTLSKEELLELFEIVSDQLSLVWSGFLKFHRTNKLKILDYLHDIWDVDRKSEWSIWIVHSKIEIPHRYMHGMGDSSSPRHSLRRVSSSKKLHHDPVQNASSRAELHRKSIAQMKINARSVQDMHIYANPSRVPVVLIEQHVMVVPQHGCNKDLLANAPDLYNTSVPPNLQGDSFAGNPSGGKNTGHVLRAVIFVHGFQGHHLDLCLIRNQWLLRDPGAECLLSETNEDRTYGDFKEMGRRLANEVVSFLKNKLDKYSRHGGCRELRLSFVGHSIGNVIIRSALSEPKLQPFLKNLHTYMSISGPHLGYWYSSNSLFNSGLWLMKRLKGLQCMHQLTFTDEQDPQNTFFYKLCKLKTLENFKNIILVSSPQDGYVPYHSARIDLCPASSSDSSKKGQVFTEMLNNCLDQIRAPTSETRVFMRCDVNFDQSTQRRDLNSFVGRAAHVEFLENDMYARFIMWSFPELFL; translated from the exons ATGGAGACGGCGCACGAGGTGGCCATCTACATTGACCGCTTCCACAATCTCGACTTGTACCACCAAGG ATGGTACCGGATGAAGATTAGTGCGGCGTGGGAGCAGGACGACGGCAGGGCACCGGTGTCGCCAGCAAGGGTAGCACAATACGAAG CTACTGATATTGGTGCGAAGCGTGCATGTGGCTTTTGGAAAATAGATGACGTTGACAACAGCTTCTATACACAGCCATTTAGAATTAAATATGCTAGACAAGATATTTATCTATCACTTATGGTGTCTTTCTACATACCCAACAGTCAAGATGAG GGTCCAGCAACTTCTTCAGTTATGTTGAAGTTTGAGCTCCTATTTATTCCAACATTGGGGAATAG GATTGAAACTGAAGATTCAAATGACCAGTATTTGATCCCTGTTCATGAATTTAGGATCCCACATAGGGCACTCCTGGGTTTACACACATATTGTCCTGTCCATTTTGACACTTTCCACCCTGTGCTTGTTGATCTGACCATACATATAGTGTACCTGAAAGCTGGCGTGACTAAATCGTCACTGAAG GCATTCAAGCAAGGTTCAGTCTCAAAGTTATATGATATTCTGAAGGCATTATTATCTTCTAGAGAACTGTTGCTTGAGGAAGTAAAGAGGATCAGTAATGGTATTGGTACGGCTCTTCAAGATTTGGATGGCGCTGATTTAACACTTGGTAAATACGAGTCAGTTCACCCAACAAAGTCAAGTTTTCCTAATTATACTAATGGGCTCCCTGTAACCCCAAAGTGCATTGGCCAGCAGTTTGGCATTTTACAAGATCTTCTAGAG AGATCTGATGATGCGGTTCAAAGCACTAATGATGCTATGCTGTACACTCTTTCCAAGGAAGAATTGTTAGAATTATTTGAAATAGTGAGCGACCAACTTTCACTTGTATGGAGTGGATTCCTGAAGTTTCATAG GACAAATAAATTAAAGATATTGGATTACTTGCATGATATTTGGGATGTTGATCGGAAATCAGAATGGTCAATATGGATTGTTCATTCAAAAATTGAGATTCCACATCGTTACATGCACGGTATGGGTGACAGTTCGTCTCCTCGCCATTCACTCCGGAGGGTTTCCAGCTCAAAGAAGTTGCATCATGAT CCTGTACAGAATGCTTCTTCACGAGCTGAACTCCACAGAAAAAGTATTGCGCAAATGAAG ATTAACGCACGGTCTGTTCAAGATATGCATATCTATGCTAATCCTTCACGTGTTCCTGTTGTTCTTATAGAACAACATGTCATGGTCGTTCCACAACATGGTTGTAACAAGGATTTGTTGGCAAATGCTCCAGATCTGTATAATACTTCTGTACCACCTAACCTACAAGGAGATTCTTTTGCGGGGAATCCTAGCGGTGGTAAAAACACTGGACATGTCTTACGAGCTGTCATTTTTGTGCATGGATTTCAG GGGCATCATCTGGATCTTTGTCTCATTAGAAACCAATGGCTTTTGCGTGATCCTGGAGCTGAGTGTCTATTGTCCGAGACAAACGAAGATAGAACATATGGAGATTTTAAAGAAATGGGTAGAAGGCTTGCTAATGAAGTAGTCTCATTCCTAAAGAACAAATTGGATAAGTATTCAAGACATGGAGGCTGCAGAGAATTGAGGCTTAGTTTTGTCGGTCACTCCATTGGGAACGTCATCATCAGAAGTGCACTATCAG AACCCAAGTTGCAGCCGTTTTTGAAAAACCTCCACACATACATGTCGATATCAGGGCCTCATTTAGGTTACTGGTACAGCTCAAATTCGTTGTTCAACTCTGGCCTCTGGCTTATGAAGAGACTCAAGGGACTGCAATGCATGCATCAGCTCACTTTCACTGATGAGCAAGACCCCCAGAATACATTTTTTTACAAGCTCTGCAAG CTCAAGACACTGGAGAACTTCAAAAACATCATTTTGGTGTCTTCACCGCAG GATGGTTACGTCCCATACCATTCAGCGAGAATCGACCTCTGCCCGGCCTCGTCGTCAGATAGCTCGAAGAAGGGGCAGGTGTTCACGGAGATGCTCAACAATTGCCTGGACCAGATCCGTGCACCCACCTCCGAGACGCGGGTGTTCATGCGCTGCGACGTGAACTTCGACCAGTCCACACAGCGACGGGACCTCAACTCCTTCGTCGGTAGGGCTGCACACGTCGAGTTCCTGGAGAATGACATGTATGCCAGGTTCATCATGTGGTCCTTCCCGGAATTGTTCCTGTGA
- the LOC123096418 gene encoding protein ROH1 → MPATDYQGSSSSSHSPFASFGRSLLSRSRDSPASPAMLPSGGEAEVEAFQRHVAVSLAELRDGEDFLSVAWIRRLLEAFLLCQEEFRAVVAEARRRGGGGALAERLVGEYHERAVKALDVCNAARDGVDQVRRWGRLAGIAASVLLAPVEIHEGQLRRARKALSDLSILLVDDAAAAGGGGGVASFLASHRNRSFGRGSRASPSRASSASSSSSSSSHFRSLSWSVSRTWSASRQLQAIGAGLAAPRAHEAGLAAPVYAMGCLLHLASWALVAAVPCPDRAAALQAHHLPAAPPRGAFAWAPPLLTLQDRLTEEGKRKDRRNSCGLLKEIHALEKCAQRLAEAIDAAPIPLAGEREAAVREAAAELAAVCSAMKDGLEPLERQVREVFHRIVRSRMEGLDSPMPNAAD, encoded by the coding sequence ATGCCGGCTACGGACTACcagggctcctcctcctcctcccactccccGTTCGCCTCCTTCGGCCGCTCGCTGCTGTCTCGAAGCCGGGACAGCCCGGCGTCCCCCGCCATGCTTCCGTCCGGCGGGGAGGCCGAGGTCGAGGCGTTCCAGCGCCACGTGGCCGTCAGCCTCGCGGAGCTGAGGGACGGGGAGGATTTCCTCTCCGTCGCGTGGATCCGGCGGCTCCTGGAGGCGTTTCTGCTGTGCCAGGAGGAGTTTCGGGCGGTGGTGGCCGAAGCGCGGCGCCGCGGCGGTGGAGGCGCGCTGGCGGAGAGGCTGGTGGGGGAGTACCACGAGCGCGCGGTGAAGGCGCTTGACGTGTGCAACGCCGCTCGCGACGGTGTTGACCAGGTCCGGCGCTGGGGGCGGCTCGCCGGCATCGCGGCGTCCGTGCTGCTCGCCCCCGTGGAGATCCACGAGGGCCAGCTCCGCCGCGCCAGGAAGGCGCTGTCCGACCTCTCGATCCTCCTCGTCGACGACGCGGCCGCcgccgggggcgggggcggcgtcgcCTCCTTCCTCGCCTCCCACCGCAACCGCTCCTTCGGCCGCGGGAGCCGCGCGTCCCCGTCTCGCgcgtcctccgcctcctcctcctcgtcctcctcctcgcacTTCCGCTCGCTCTCGTGGAGCGTGTCCCGCACGTGGTCGGCGTCGCGGCAGCTGCAGGCCATCGGGGCCGGCCTGGCCGCGCCGCGCGCGCACGaggcgggcctcgccgcgcccgtgTACGCAATGGGATGCCTGCTGCACCTCGCCTCGTGGGCGCTCGTCGCGGCCGTCCCGTGCCCGGACCGCGCCGCGGCGCTCCAAGCGCACCACCTCCCCGCCGCACCGCCGCGCGGGGCGTTCGCGTGGGCGCCGCCGCTCCTGACGCTCCAGGACCGGCTCACCGAGGAGGGAAAGCGCAAGGACAGGCGCAATTCCTGCGGCCTCCTCAAGGAAATCCACGCGCTCGAGAAGTGCGCGCAGAGGCTCGCCGAGGCGATCGACGCGGCGCCCATCCCGCTCGCCGGAGAGAGGGAGGCCGCGGTGCGGGAGGCCGCCGCAGAGCTCGCCGCTGTGTGCAGCGCCATGAAGGACGGCCTGGAGCCGCTGGAAAGGCAGGTCCGGGAGGTGTTCCACCGCATTGTGCGCAGCCGCATGGAGGGCCTCGACTCGCCGATGCCCAACGCCGCCGACTGA